The Paenibacillus sp. FSL R7-0204 genome includes a region encoding these proteins:
- the gtfA gene encoding sucrose phosphorylase, with the protein MTLKNQVQLITYPDSLGGDLKQLHQVLRGPFAGLFAGGIHILPPFPSSGDRGFAPLTYLEIEPEFGTWEDIRSLGEEFDVLVDLMVNHISRQSPYFQDFLEHGRASEYADLFITLDKIWENGEPVRADVGKMFLRRPLPYSTFTTSGGGEEKVWTTFGKTDPSEQIDLDIHSPLTRDLLRQFFLNFKEQNVKIVRLDAVGYVIKKLGTSCFYVEPEIYEFLGWIKEMADSLDIELLPEVHAHHSIQTKLSEYGCWIYDFILPYRVLEALTCRSNTALYDYLRTRTHKQFTMLDCHDGVPVKPDLDELIDTKEARELVDLCVERGANLSLILSEEHKAPDGFDVHQIRCTYYSALNEDDDAYLAARAIQFFAPGIPQVYYVGLLAGRNDLEQVALTGEGREINRHNYTLEEIEAESQREVVQRLMRLIRFRNEYSAFNGTFRVLEAEAGEIRLMWEQGTAYCRLHINLQNYKTVIEYIDQQGQEAVYWV; encoded by the coding sequence ATGACACTGAAGAATCAAGTACAGTTAATTACTTATCCCGATTCACTGGGGGGAGACCTGAAGCAACTGCATCAGGTGCTGCGCGGTCCCTTCGCAGGGCTCTTTGCCGGGGGGATTCACATCCTTCCGCCCTTTCCTTCTTCGGGGGACCGCGGCTTTGCCCCGCTGACTTATCTGGAGATCGAGCCGGAATTCGGCACCTGGGAGGACATCCGCAGCCTTGGGGAAGAATTCGATGTGCTGGTGGATCTGATGGTCAATCATATCTCCAGGCAATCGCCGTATTTCCAGGACTTCCTGGAGCACGGCCGGGCTTCTGAATATGCGGATCTGTTCATCACCCTGGACAAGATCTGGGAGAATGGCGAGCCTGTACGTGCGGATGTCGGGAAGATGTTCCTGCGGCGGCCGCTGCCGTATTCTACCTTCACAACCTCCGGAGGGGGGGAAGAGAAGGTCTGGACCACTTTTGGTAAAACCGACCCTTCCGAGCAGATTGATCTGGATATCCATTCTCCGCTTACCCGCGACCTGCTGCGGCAGTTCTTCCTGAATTTCAAAGAGCAGAATGTCAAGATCGTCAGGCTGGATGCGGTCGGATACGTGATCAAGAAGCTGGGCACCAGTTGTTTCTATGTGGAGCCGGAGATCTATGAATTCCTGGGCTGGATTAAGGAGATGGCCGATTCGCTGGATATCGAGCTGCTGCCGGAGGTGCATGCACATCACAGTATCCAGACCAAGCTATCGGAATACGGCTGCTGGATCTATGATTTCATTCTGCCTTACCGCGTGCTTGAGGCGCTTACGTGCAGATCCAATACGGCACTGTACGACTATCTGCGGACCCGCACTCATAAGCAGTTCACGATGCTGGACTGTCATGATGGTGTTCCGGTGAAGCCCGATCTGGATGAGCTGATCGATACGAAGGAAGCGCGGGAGCTGGTGGATCTCTGCGTGGAGCGCGGAGCGAACCTGAGCCTGATTCTGTCCGAGGAGCATAAGGCGCCGGATGGCTTCGATGTCCATCAGATCCGCTGCACGTATTACAGTGCGCTGAATGAAGATGACGATGCTTATCTGGCAGCCAGAGCGATTCAATTCTTCGCACCGGGTATTCCTCAGGTCTATTATGTAGGATTGCTGGCTGGACGCAATGATCTGGAGCAGGTCGCCCTGACAGGCGAAGGGCGGGAGATCAACCGCCATAACTATACGCTGGAAGAGATTGAAGCCGAATCACAGCGCGAGGTTGTGCAGCGTCTGATGAGGCTGATACGCTTCCGCAATGAGTATAGCGCCTTCAATGGAACCTTCCGGGTACTTGAGGCAGAGGCGGGTGAAATCAGGCTGATGTGGGAGCAAGGAACAGCATATTGCCGGCTGCATATTAACCTGCAGAATTATAAGACTGTTATCGAATATATAGATCAGCAGGGACAAGAAGCGGTATACTGGGTCTGA
- a CDS encoding ABC transporter permease, translating into MTARRKSPSKPLKKTLPLLILAGPGLLYFLINSYFPMFGVFIAFKDVNYAKGIFGSDWIGFKNFTFLFQTSDAWIMTRNTLLYNLAFIALGTVVSIIIAILMSELLNKLYSKLFMTGLILPNLISMIVLSLLVFAFLNADSGFVNHSILLPLGIPEINWYSEAKYWPYLLVLIQIWKTAGYGSIVYFASIAGIDKSIYESAKIDGAGKLKQIRMITLPLLKPTIIVLVLMSMGRIFNSDFGLFYQVPMNSGALYSTTQTIDTYVYRALMQLNDIGMSAAAGLYQSLVGFALVLTVNAIVKKVNPENALF; encoded by the coding sequence ATGACTGCCAGACGCAAGTCCCCATCCAAGCCGCTCAAAAAAACATTGCCGCTCCTCATACTCGCGGGTCCAGGCCTGCTGTATTTTCTCATTAATAGCTATTTCCCTATGTTCGGGGTGTTCATCGCCTTCAAGGATGTCAATTATGCCAAAGGCATCTTCGGCAGCGACTGGATCGGCTTCAAGAACTTCACCTTTCTCTTCCAGACCAGTGATGCCTGGATTATGACCCGCAACACGCTGCTGTACAACCTGGCGTTCATTGCGCTTGGAACCGTAGTCTCCATCATCATAGCTATTCTGATGTCGGAGCTGCTGAACAAGCTGTACTCAAAGCTGTTCATGACCGGGCTGATTCTGCCCAACCTGATCTCGATGATCGTACTCTCGCTGCTTGTCTTCGCTTTTCTGAATGCTGACAGCGGGTTCGTGAACCATTCGATTCTGCTGCCGCTGGGCATACCGGAGATCAACTGGTATTCGGAGGCGAAATACTGGCCGTACCTGCTGGTCCTTATACAGATCTGGAAGACGGCAGGCTACGGCTCGATTGTCTATTTTGCCTCGATTGCCGGAATTGACAAGAGCATCTATGAGTCGGCCAAAATCGACGGAGCCGGAAAGCTGAAGCAGATCCGCATGATTACCCTGCCGCTGCTGAAGCCGACCATTATTGTGCTGGTGCTGATGTCGATGGGCCGGATTTTCAACTCCGACTTCGGCTTGTTCTATCAGGTGCCTATGAACTCCGGTGCGCTGTACAGCACTACCCAGACGATTGATACGTATGTCTACCGCGCCTTGATGCAGCTCAATGATATTGGAATGTCGGCAGCCGCCGGTCTGTATCAGTCGCTGGTCGGCTTTGCCCTTGTGCTTACGGTCAATGCCATCGTCAAGAAGGTCAATCCAGAAAACGCTTTGTTCTAG
- a CDS encoding carbohydrate ABC transporter permease — MIQTRGERTFTVFSAVVMILLTVFAFLPFLLIVIASFTNETTLIRNGYSFFPEHLSLDAYRYIKSSAYIFIRAYGVSFLVTILGTAIGLLITSMLAYPMSRSDFKYHNTLAFVVFFTMLFSGGVVPSYIMWTQYFHIKNTLWALILPNLLANGFNVLLVRNYFKNNVPLEIIEAAQIDGASELRTFFRIMLPLSMPVMATVGMFMGLAYWNDWINALYFVSKPQLYGIQNLLMQLMSNIQFLNSGQAGNVLGADTVSLPSTAVRMAMAVLGIVPVLFVLPFMQKYLTRGVVIGAVKG, encoded by the coding sequence ATGATCCAAACAAGAGGAGAACGAACGTTTACGGTGTTTTCTGCGGTCGTGATGATCCTGCTGACGGTTTTTGCTTTTTTGCCCTTCCTGCTGATTGTGATCGCTTCGTTCACCAACGAGACGACCCTGATCCGCAACGGGTACAGCTTTTTCCCGGAGCATCTAAGTCTAGACGCGTACCGGTATATTAAGTCCTCGGCGTACATTTTCATTAGAGCCTATGGCGTTTCCTTTCTGGTGACGATCCTGGGAACCGCGATTGGGCTGCTGATAACAAGCATGCTTGCTTATCCGATGTCCCGGTCTGATTTCAAGTATCATAATACGCTGGCGTTTGTCGTCTTCTTCACCATGCTGTTCAGCGGGGGGGTTGTGCCTTCATACATCATGTGGACCCAGTACTTCCATATCAAAAATACGCTGTGGGCGCTAATCCTGCCCAACCTGCTGGCGAACGGGTTCAACGTCCTGCTGGTCCGTAACTACTTCAAGAATAATGTGCCGCTGGAGATTATCGAAGCCGCCCAGATTGACGGTGCCTCGGAGCTGCGGACCTTCTTCCGCATCATGCTTCCGCTGTCCATGCCGGTCATGGCAACCGTCGGGATGTTTATGGGCCTGGCCTATTGGAATGACTGGATCAATGCGTTATATTTTGTATCTAAGCCGCAATTGTACGGTATTCAGAATCTGCTGATGCAGCTCATGAGCAATATCCAGTTCCTCAATTCCGGCCAGGCCGGGAATGTACTCGGAGCCGACACGGTATCGCTGCCAAGTACAGCGGTGCGGATGGCGATGGCGGTGCTGGGCATTGTGCCGGTGCTGTTCGTCCTGCCGTTCATGCAGAAGTATCTGACCCGCGGCGTGGTTATCGGAGCTGTCAAAGGCTAA
- a CDS encoding Nif3-like dinuclear metal center hexameric protein produces the protein MKVQEVIDRILLDCCGGRRLEQTCDVLAAGSEEMEVTGIVTTFMATAEVIKEAIAAGANLIITHEPTYYTGNDTLDWLQQDPVYLAKKKLIEEHGITIWRFHDHMHLADTDRIYDGLLKELDWADKKLDDKDAWGYLIEETTVGELAGFLKQRLGMKVIQIVGNPESPCSRIGILVGGGSLGLGREQMPMELMQEKNLDVMVCGDITEWTLCAYINDAAMLGMNKGMIVIGHERSEEWGMKYMAEWLAPLVDGLPVTFVDAREPFVYL, from the coding sequence ATGAAAGTGCAAGAGGTGATTGACCGGATTCTGCTCGATTGCTGCGGGGGACGGAGACTGGAGCAGACCTGTGATGTGCTGGCGGCCGGCAGTGAAGAGATGGAGGTCACAGGGATTGTCACAACGTTTATGGCGACGGCGGAGGTCATCAAGGAAGCTATTGCGGCTGGAGCCAACTTGATTATCACCCATGAGCCGACCTACTATACCGGCAATGATACGCTGGACTGGCTGCAGCAGGACCCGGTATATCTGGCGAAAAAAAAGCTGATCGAGGAGCACGGCATTACGATCTGGCGCTTTCATGACCACATGCATCTGGCGGATACGGACCGGATCTATGACGGACTGCTGAAGGAGCTGGATTGGGCGGATAAGAAGCTGGACGACAAGGACGCCTGGGGATATCTGATCGAGGAGACTACCGTGGGCGAGCTGGCCGGCTTCCTGAAGCAGCGGCTGGGGATGAAGGTGATTCAGATCGTCGGCAACCCGGAATCGCCTTGCTCCCGTATCGGCATTCTTGTCGGCGGCGGCAGTCTGGGCCTGGGCCGGGAGCAGATGCCGATGGAACTGATGCAGGAGAAGAACCTGGATGTGATGGTCTGCGGCGACATTACCGAGTGGACCTTATGTGCTTATATTAATGACGCCGCCATGCTGGGCATGAACAAGGGGATGATCGTGATCGGTCACGAGCGCTCCGAGGAATGGGGCATGAAGTATATGGCCGAGTGGCTGGCGCCGCTGGTGGACGGGCTTCCGGTTACATTCGTGGATGCCAGGGAGCCGTTTGTGTATTTGTGA
- a CDS encoding sensor histidine kinase has translation MIRTNSIVFKFALQMTVILAILLSILVLSNIYSLEVVRSNALTSSRNTLALYQANIHNNFNNFSKDLIEVFDHNVDAAVNSAGMDENSRYFRVQQLKNSLQAKIAGDNSSDGMFIRLSDELVLEQFNRRIQSEDKLALVDFINMHKFSTAPAEHSGEWKVFQIRGESYLFKYISYSGVSFGTLVKADTLLAMVDRGGNDQNRYVLSDSKGTILAASNISLQEGGATLESLSRQYKRDYLIVSEPIGEFGQMTQMVAKGSLFSGLKLIQWGIALLAVLSVIVVPLVLRFLTRDVLRPILELVKAAKAVEQGQLEYQIPQNTPYSLEFLKLFHALESMVSEIKDLKIQSYEEQIEISRAEIKYLQMQIRPHFFLNAISTITSLTYQNKNEEIRRLIHCLSEHLRYMFRGGLMEVTMEEEIRHTENYIRMQEIRYPEQIFFMIEMQEEARQVPIPQFMIQTFVENTFKHAMFVQELLSIFIRVRMERRDDSSLVSIVIEDNGAGFASEWLDQPEREEAGEDGGRVGIANIRKTLRLLYKREDLLKLSNIESAGARVELWIPVKPTEWSQSGLEGG, from the coding sequence ATGATCCGAACCAACAGTATCGTGTTCAAATTTGCGTTGCAAATGACAGTGATTCTTGCGATCCTGCTGTCTATCCTTGTTCTGAGTAACATCTACTCCCTGGAGGTTGTGCGAAGCAATGCACTGACTAGCTCGCGTAATACACTGGCCCTCTATCAGGCCAACATTCATAATAATTTCAACAATTTCTCCAAGGACCTCATTGAGGTGTTCGACCATAACGTGGATGCCGCCGTGAATTCGGCGGGAATGGATGAGAACAGCCGGTATTTCAGGGTCCAGCAGCTCAAGAATAGCCTGCAGGCAAAAATAGCAGGTGATAATTCGAGCGACGGCATGTTCATCAGGCTCTCGGATGAGCTGGTGCTGGAGCAGTTCAACCGCCGGATTCAATCGGAGGATAAGCTGGCTCTGGTGGATTTTATTAATATGCATAAATTCAGTACGGCTCCGGCAGAACACAGCGGGGAATGGAAGGTCTTCCAGATCCGCGGCGAGTCCTACTTGTTCAAATATATTTCGTATTCAGGAGTCAGCTTCGGAACGCTGGTGAAAGCAGACACGCTGCTGGCCATGGTCGACAGGGGAGGGAATGATCAGAACCGGTATGTGCTGAGTGATTCGAAAGGAACTATACTGGCAGCGAGTAATATCTCACTGCAGGAGGGCGGGGCGACGCTTGAGAGCTTAAGCAGGCAGTATAAGCGGGATTACCTGATTGTATCTGAACCGATCGGCGAGTTCGGGCAGATGACTCAAATGGTTGCCAAGGGCAGTCTGTTCTCGGGCCTGAAGCTGATCCAGTGGGGGATCGCCCTGCTGGCGGTTCTCTCGGTCATCGTGGTGCCACTGGTGCTGAGATTCCTGACGAGGGATGTACTGAGGCCGATTCTGGAGCTGGTGAAGGCGGCGAAGGCGGTCGAGCAGGGGCAGCTGGAATACCAAATTCCGCAGAATACCCCCTACTCGCTGGAATTCCTGAAGCTGTTCCATGCGCTGGAGTCCATGGTCAGTGAGATCAAGGATCTGAAGATCCAGTCCTATGAAGAACAGATCGAGATCAGCCGCGCCGAGATCAAGTATCTGCAGATGCAGATCCGGCCCCATTTTTTCCTGAATGCGATCTCAACGATCACCAGCCTAACCTATCAGAATAAAAACGAGGAGATCCGCCGGCTGATCCACTGCCTCTCCGAGCATCTCCGGTATATGTTCAGAGGGGGGCTGATGGAAGTGACGATGGAGGAGGAGATCCGGCATACTGAGAATTATATCCGGATGCAGGAGATCCGTTATCCTGAGCAGATTTTTTTCATGATCGAGATGCAGGAGGAAGCGCGGCAGGTGCCGATTCCGCAGTTCATGATTCAGACCTTTGTGGAAAATACGTTCAAGCATGCTATGTTCGTTCAGGAGCTGTTGTCCATCTTCATTAGGGTGCGGATGGAGCGGCGTGACGATAGTTCATTGGTCAGCATTGTAATAGAAGATAACGGGGCAGGTTTCGCTTCTGAGTGGCTGGATCAGCCGGAGCGCGAAGAGGCAGGAGAGGATGGAGGCAGAGTGGGCATTGCCAATATCCGTAAGACCCTCAGACTGCTCTACAAACGGGAGGATCTGCTAAAGCTGTCGAATATTGAGTCTGCAGGTGCGAGGGTTGAGCTGTGGATTCCTGTGAAGCCAACGGAATGGAGCCAGTCCGGCTTAGAGGGAGGATAA
- a CDS encoding alpha/beta hydrolase: MATMQISLFSASLKREVTIQAILPVDLPEGWGLPAWSGQPLKSLYLLHGFSGSQNDWLNFSRIRELADRHQVAVFMPAGENRFYVNDELREEYYGEYIGRELVEFTRKLFPLSAAREDTWIGGLSMGGYGAIRNGLKYAERFGRIIALSSALIPYRVANIAPDYKDGIASYSYYASVFGDLSKLLGSDKDPEQLVRDVKAQGLALPELYMACGTEDMLLDVNRRFHQFLEGEQAAHYYEEGPGDHNWVYWDKHIEAALDWAAAPVI, encoded by the coding sequence ATGGCTACAATGCAAATTAGCCTGTTCTCGGCAAGTCTGAAGCGGGAGGTCACGATCCAGGCCATATTGCCGGTGGATCTGCCGGAGGGCTGGGGTTTGCCTGCCTGGTCGGGGCAGCCCTTGAAATCGCTCTATCTGCTGCACGGCTTCTCCGGCAGCCAGAACGACTGGCTGAACTTCTCCAGAATCAGGGAGCTGGCAGACAGGCATCAGGTGGCCGTATTCATGCCGGCCGGGGAGAACCGCTTCTATGTCAATGATGAGCTTAGGGAAGAATACTACGGTGAGTATATCGGCAGGGAGCTGGTAGAGTTCACCCGCAAGCTGTTCCCGCTATCAGCAGCCAGAGAGGATACCTGGATCGGCGGCTTATCGATGGGCGGCTACGGTGCGATCCGCAACGGCCTGAAATACGCGGAGCGCTTCGGCCGGATCATCGCCTTGTCCTCGGCCTTAATTCCGTATAGAGTAGCCAATATTGCCCCAGACTATAAAGACGGAATTGCCAGTTATTCCTACTATGCCAGCGTCTTCGGCGATCTGAGTAAGCTGCTCGGCAGCGACAAGGACCCCGAGCAGCTGGTGCGTGATGTGAAGGCGCAGGGACTAGCCCTGCCGGAGCTGTACATGGCGTGCGGAACCGAGGACATGCTGCTGGATGTGAACCGCCGGTTCCATCAGTTCCTGGAAGGCGAGCAGGCCGCCCATTACTATGAAGAAGGCCCTGGCGACCATAACTGGGTGTACTGGGATAAGCATATCGAAGCTGCGCTGGATTGGGCGGCTGCTCCTGTGATTTGA
- a CDS encoding helix-turn-helix domain-containing protein, whose protein sequence is MLIDDDIPTIEALRGIVNWEEFGITEVLAAHNIQDAKQLFENGEPDLMICDIEMPRGSGIDMIKWARDRHYEGGFIFLTCHESFTFASKAISYDADSYLVKPLDKQELEAALRKSMDTLKNKIMLGEYSKLGHAWLKNQDLIERSFWSDVLTATISPRPQLIQSEVQKRELSILVHAEYRLLLVSVPRSQIEREWDESIFHYALSNLVSEILSNRVGSGRMIAYQVDKVFYNAIIVENPADMKELEASAGEIIRLSRQYLKCTATCYFSEPAAISRLAQLKTELEQADESNIIFRGKLHVPDKPFHVDLTERFTLDTELFTLLFVQKEKAQIVNRLKKELELLTSLNKLDAATLHSIREDLLQVVYSLLARHHIQAHRLFEGELSQQLAQDAESSVFDFMKWAQALTDKTLDSIKEVLQAEGVVERAKRFIQEHYTQDLSREDVAASVYLTADYLAKVFKNGTGQTVKEYLNDCRIRAAKLRLVESTASIGEIAMDTGFDTLSYFSTVFKKWTGETPAAYRLRHKSAP, encoded by the coding sequence ATGCTGATTGACGATGATATTCCTACAATTGAAGCGCTGCGCGGCATTGTGAATTGGGAGGAATTCGGAATTACGGAAGTGTTAGCCGCTCATAATATACAGGATGCGAAGCAACTATTCGAGAACGGCGAGCCGGATCTGATGATTTGCGATATTGAAATGCCGCGCGGGTCGGGCATAGATATGATCAAGTGGGCCAGAGACCGTCATTATGAAGGCGGATTCATCTTCCTGACCTGTCATGAGAGCTTCACCTTCGCCTCCAAGGCGATCTCGTATGACGCCGACTCGTATCTGGTCAAGCCGCTGGACAAGCAGGAACTGGAAGCGGCGCTGCGCAAGTCGATGGATACGTTGAAGAACAAAATCATGTTAGGCGAATACAGCAAGCTGGGCCATGCGTGGCTGAAGAACCAGGATCTGATAGAACGCAGCTTCTGGAGCGATGTGCTGACGGCAACGATCTCTCCCCGGCCCCAGCTGATCCAGAGTGAGGTGCAGAAGCGGGAGCTGTCCATCCTGGTGCATGCGGAGTACAGGCTGCTGCTGGTAAGCGTTCCCCGCTCCCAGATTGAACGGGAATGGGATGAGAGCATCTTCCATTACGCCCTCTCGAATCTGGTCTCTGAAATTCTCAGCAACCGGGTGGGCAGCGGACGGATGATTGCCTATCAGGTCGATAAAGTATTCTACAATGCGATCATTGTGGAGAATCCGGCGGATATGAAGGAGCTGGAGGCAAGCGCCGGAGAGATCATCCGGCTGTCCAGGCAGTATCTGAAATGTACGGCTACCTGTTACTTCAGTGAGCCTGCGGCGATCTCCCGCCTGGCGCAGCTTAAGACGGAGCTGGAGCAGGCGGATGAGTCGAATATTATTTTCCGGGGCAAGCTGCATGTGCCGGATAAGCCCTTCCATGTGGATCTGACCGAGCGCTTCACCCTGGATACGGAGCTGTTCACCCTGCTGTTCGTCCAGAAGGAGAAGGCACAGATTGTGAACCGGCTCAAGAAAGAACTGGAGCTGCTGACGAGTCTGAATAAGCTGGATGCGGCCACGCTCCATTCGATCCGCGAGGACCTGCTTCAGGTGGTCTATTCGCTGCTTGCGCGGCACCACATTCAGGCACACCGCCTCTTCGAGGGCGAGCTCAGCCAGCAATTGGCCCAGGATGCCGAGAGCAGCGTGTTCGACTTCATGAAATGGGCGCAGGCGCTGACGGACAAGACGCTCGATTCCATCAAGGAGGTGCTGCAGGCCGAAGGGGTGGTTGAGCGGGCCAAGCGGTTCATTCAGGAGCACTATACCCAGGATCTGAGCCGGGAGGATGTTGCAGCCAGCGTATACCTGACCGCAGATTATCTGGCCAAGGTATTCAAGAACGGGACCGGCCAGACTGTGAAGGAGTACCTGAACGACTGCCGGATCAGAGCGGCGAAGCTGAGGCTGGTCGAGAGCACAGCGAGCATCGGGGAGATTGCCATGGATACGGGCTTCGATACCCTCTCCTATTTCTCCACCGTATTCAAAAAATGGACAGGCGAAACCCCGGCAGCCTACCGCTTGAGGCACAAATCTGCTCCATGA
- a CDS encoding ABC transporter substrate-binding protein, which yields MKKKGLGSLLLSMVICGSLLSACGGNSNTSSKNSADTEAKAKVAEIVFALPSFNRIPDDLSKVTNAINAITTEKIGVKVDFRLFGPADYAQKVNLALQSGEKMDVFTTLGQFSNYVSKSQVAPLEELLPEHGKELTAILDKDFGPDILKTTTMDGHIYGIPVNKGMALPTNIIYNADMLAEAGVAADSIQSVEDLPAVFGAVKQKLPDVVPFGPINVNPTDTGLVNWMKGASKVDYLTDTTGVGVVIGDNGKVVNFYESDVFKNGIQMMRDWFEAGYLQKDTATTTITAMEMVSSGRGFSFLGGYSGMEVGKQLSAQVGKNIETKRIAPFYFDTSAVNSVTWMVSSTSKETEAAVKFLNLLYTDKELINTILFGIEGEDYLKVDEHHVKFPEGMDANTVPYTAMLSSGIVGSESLQYQLEGIDWSDVELKLKENKDTARSPYFGFIFDQGQVKTQISAVNNVVSQFLPALVSGSVDPETIIPKFISALKDAGAEAIIDSKQKQLDAWLAAQQQ from the coding sequence ATGAAGAAAAAGGGGTTAGGTTCACTGCTGCTGTCCATGGTAATCTGCGGTTCGCTGCTCTCCGCCTGCGGCGGCAATTCCAATACATCGTCCAAGAATTCCGCGGATACGGAAGCGAAGGCCAAGGTGGCTGAGATTGTATTCGCACTGCCCTCCTTCAACCGGATTCCCGATGATCTCAGCAAGGTGACGAATGCGATCAACGCCATCACAACGGAGAAGATTGGGGTGAAGGTGGACTTCCGCCTCTTCGGCCCGGCAGATTACGCCCAGAAGGTCAATCTCGCGCTCCAGAGCGGGGAGAAGATGGATGTCTTCACCACTCTCGGACAATTCTCCAACTATGTATCCAAGAGCCAGGTGGCTCCGCTCGAAGAGCTGCTTCCCGAACACGGCAAAGAGCTGACAGCCATTCTGGATAAGGATTTCGGGCCGGATATTCTCAAAACCACCACGATGGACGGACATATCTACGGCATTCCTGTAAATAAAGGGATGGCGCTGCCGACCAATATCATCTACAACGCGGATATGCTCGCAGAGGCGGGCGTAGCAGCAGACTCCATCCAATCGGTAGAGGATCTGCCTGCCGTGTTCGGTGCGGTGAAGCAGAAGCTGCCGGATGTGGTTCCGTTTGGCCCGATTAACGTAAATCCAACGGATACGGGACTTGTGAACTGGATGAAGGGTGCAAGCAAGGTGGATTATCTGACCGATACGACCGGAGTCGGTGTCGTGATCGGTGACAACGGCAAGGTCGTTAACTTCTACGAATCGGATGTCTTCAAGAACGGGATACAGATGATGAGAGACTGGTTCGAGGCCGGGTATCTGCAGAAGGATACCGCAACTACGACAATTACAGCGATGGAGATGGTATCCTCCGGGCGCGGCTTCTCCTTCCTGGGCGGATACAGCGGCATGGAGGTTGGCAAGCAGCTGAGTGCGCAGGTCGGCAAAAATATTGAGACGAAGCGCATCGCCCCATTTTACTTCGATACAAGCGCCGTGAACTCGGTAACCTGGATGGTCTCCAGCACCTCGAAAGAGACGGAGGCCGCCGTGAAGTTCCTGAACCTGCTCTACACCGACAAAGAGCTGATTAACACCATTCTCTTCGGAATCGAAGGGGAGGATTACCTCAAGGTAGATGAGCATCATGTGAAATTCCCGGAAGGCATGGACGCCAATACGGTGCCTTATACAGCCATGCTTAGCTCAGGGATCGTAGGCTCCGAATCGCTCCAGTATCAGCTGGAGGGAATCGACTGGTCGGATGTGGAACTGAAGCTGAAGGAGAATAAGGATACCGCAAGATCGCCGTATTTCGGCTTCATCTTCGACCAGGGTCAAGTGAAGACGCAGATAAGCGCTGTGAATAACGTGGTCAGCCAGTTCCTGCCGGCGCTGGTCAGCGGATCGGTGGACCCGGAGACCATTATCCCGAAATTCATCAGTGCGCTGAAGGATGCAGGTGCCGAGGCTATTATTGACAGCAAGCAGAAGCAGCTGGATGCATGGCTTGCCGCACAACAGCAATAA